The Vibrio agarivorans genome window below encodes:
- the lpxM gene encoding lauroyl-Kdo(2)-lipid IV(A) myristoyltransferase (LpxM is lauroyl-Kdo(2)-lipid IV(A) myristoyltransferase, an enzyme characterized in Escherichia coli and involved in biosynthesis of the form of lipid A found in that species and some closely related species.), producing MNNKERNDFDPKAYNPEFQWSFLAPKYWGTWLVVFLALPFALTPRKFREVIVTKIVKSQMKKGRGAIRRALINLLLCFPDKTEQERFEILQRNLITAGVFLTGFAAVSLRSKHWLSEKTVVTGLEHLELLQKNNQRAILLVPHSWAIDIPAILLASKGLPVSAMANSQKNLVFDWLMHKQRVQYGGRVYDRSGGIKPFIKSVKDGYLGYYLPDQDHGPEQSVFADFFATEKATLPALGKLAKVSRAKIVPVFASYNLETGQYEVDISPPIDDLSGHDESDARVMNQVVETFVEPRPEQYMWILKLLKTQRDGNEPYLRSDLYP from the coding sequence ATGAATAACAAAGAACGTAACGATTTCGATCCTAAAGCTTATAACCCTGAGTTTCAGTGGTCTTTTTTGGCGCCTAAGTATTGGGGGACTTGGTTGGTTGTGTTTCTCGCCTTACCATTCGCTTTAACTCCTAGAAAGTTTAGAGAAGTCATTGTGACGAAGATTGTTAAGTCACAGATGAAAAAAGGACGTGGGGCTATTAGGCGTGCCTTGATTAACTTACTGCTATGTTTCCCAGATAAGACAGAGCAAGAGAGGTTTGAGATCCTCCAGCGCAACCTGATCACAGCGGGCGTCTTTCTTACCGGCTTTGCGGCTGTTTCACTTAGGAGTAAACATTGGCTTAGTGAAAAAACCGTCGTGACGGGATTAGAGCACTTAGAGCTTCTGCAAAAAAATAATCAACGTGCCATTTTACTTGTCCCGCACTCATGGGCTATCGATATCCCCGCCATCTTACTAGCTTCAAAAGGCTTACCCGTATCCGCTATGGCAAACAGCCAAAAAAACCTCGTTTTTGACTGGTTAATGCACAAACAAAGAGTTCAGTATGGCGGGCGAGTTTACGATCGTAGTGGTGGTATCAAACCTTTTATTAAATCAGTGAAAGATGGGTATTTAGGTTACTACCTTCCAGATCAGGATCATGGTCCAGAACAAAGTGTTTTTGCTGATTTTTTTGCAACAGAAAAGGCCACCTTACCGGCTTTAGGTAAGCTTGCGAAGGTCAGCCGAGCGAAGATCGTGCCCGTTTTTGCTAGCTACAACCTAGAGACTGGCCAATACGAAGTTGACATAAGCCCCCCAATCGATGACCTCTCAGGCCATGATGAAAGCGACGCTCGCGTCATGAACCAAGTCGTTGAAACCTTTGTTGAACCAAGGCCTGAACAATATATGTGGATATTAAAGCTACTCAAGACTCAACGTGATGGGAACGAGCCCTATCTACGAAGTGATCTTTACCCTTAA
- the rfaD gene encoding ADP-glyceromanno-heptose 6-epimerase, translated as MIIVTGGAGMIGSNIVKALNEKGISDILVVDNLKNGKKFQNLVDLDIADYMDRDDFLTQIMAGDDFGPIDAVFHEGACSATTEWDGKYMMLNNYEYSKELLHYCLEREIPFLYASSAATYGETDTFIEEKQYEGALNVYGYSKQQFDNYVRRVWQDAEEHGETLSQVTGFRYFNVYGPREQHKGSMASVAFHLNNQMNAGENPKLFAGSEDFKRDFVFVGDVAAVNLWFLENGVSGIFNLGTGNAESFNEVAKAVIAYHGKGEVETIQFPEHLKGAYQEYTQADLTKLRAAGCDHAFKTVAEGVAEYMAEINR; from the coding sequence ATGATTATCGTCACGGGTGGCGCTGGTATGATTGGCAGCAATATTGTTAAAGCTTTAAATGAGAAAGGCATTAGCGATATTTTAGTGGTAGACAACCTGAAAAACGGTAAGAAGTTCCAGAACCTGGTTGATTTGGATATTGCGGATTATATGGATCGCGATGATTTCCTTACTCAAATCATGGCCGGTGATGATTTTGGTCCTATCGATGCGGTATTCCATGAAGGTGCTTGCTCTGCTACTACTGAGTGGGATGGCAAATACATGATGCTCAACAACTATGAGTATTCAAAAGAGCTGCTTCACTACTGTCTTGAGCGTGAAATTCCATTCCTATACGCTTCATCTGCCGCGACTTACGGTGAAACGGATACGTTCATCGAAGAGAAGCAATATGAAGGCGCGCTGAATGTTTACGGCTACTCTAAGCAGCAGTTTGATAACTATGTTCGCCGCGTATGGCAAGATGCCGAAGAGCACGGCGAGACGCTTTCGCAAGTTACTGGCTTCCGTTATTTCAATGTTTATGGTCCACGTGAGCAGCATAAAGGCTCAATGGCGTCTGTCGCTTTCCATTTGAACAATCAAATGAACGCGGGTGAAAACCCGAAGCTGTTTGCTGGCAGTGAAGACTTTAAGCGTGATTTTGTGTTTGTCGGTGATGTGGCTGCTGTGAACCTTTGGTTCTTGGAAAATGGCGTATCGGGCATTTTCAACCTAGGCACTGGTAATGCGGAGTCGTTTAATGAAGTTGCGAAAGCGGTGATTGCGTATCATGGCAAAGGGGAAGTAGAGACCATACAGTTCCCAGAGCACTTGAAAGGCGCTTATCAAGAATATACGCAGGCGGATTTGACTAAGCTTCGCGCTGCGGGGTGTGATCATGCGTTTAAGACGGTCGCGGAAGGTGTGGCTGAGTATATGGCAGAGATTAATCGCTAA
- the coaD gene encoding pantetheine-phosphate adenylyltransferase, which yields MKIAIYPGTFDPVTNGHFDLIRRAASMFDHLVVGVAESPSKHTMFSLQERVHLLQQVCQDIENVTVKGFSGLLVDFATNNQATILIRGLRTTMDFEYEFGLTTMYRRLKPELESLFLTPSEEFAFLSSTLVREVAIHGGDVTNFVPEFVHRAIIEKQGYTS from the coding sequence ATGAAAATAGCTATTTACCCAGGAACGTTTGACCCTGTGACGAATGGGCATTTTGACCTTATTCGCCGAGCTGCATCTATGTTTGACCACCTTGTAGTCGGCGTGGCTGAAAGTCCAAGTAAACACACCATGTTTAGTTTGCAAGAGCGTGTGCATCTACTCCAACAAGTATGCCAGGACATAGAAAATGTCACCGTGAAAGGCTTTAGTGGCTTATTGGTGGATTTTGCGACCAACAATCAAGCCACTATCTTGATTCGTGGACTAAGAACCACGATGGATTTTGAATATGAGTTCGGCTTAACGACAATGTACAGGCGTTTGAAGCCGGAGCTAGAAAGCTTGTTTTTGACACCCTCGGAAGAGTTTGCGTTTCTCTCATCAACACTGGTGAGAGAGGTTGCGATTCACGGTGGTGATGTCACCAACTTTGTCCCAGAATTTGTTCATCGAGCTATTATAGAGAAACAAGGTTACACCAGTTGA
- a CDS encoding glycosyltransferase family 9 protein, protein MVRSICILRLSAIGDVCHALSVVQHIQNTYPQSKITWIMGKVEAQLLGDLPGVEVVVFDKTQGFTGMKMVWKQLSSQRFDLLLHMQVALRASVLTLGIRAKTKLGFSWGIAKEGQWLFTNQKLPSTRAIHVLDNFMCFASDIGCPKVVPEWFIPLSKQDESVKALLPAKYIVISPSASKPERNWLAERYAKVAERAVELGFAVVITGGPSAAERALADGIIGACQFDLFDLVGKTNLKSLCVVLRDAQVVIAPDSGPAHLATTQGTPVIGLYAHSNPKRTGPYNSLNWVVSVYEEVVLEQHGKPSKELAWGTRVKGEELMARITTDRVIETFERLISDLKLKK, encoded by the coding sequence ATGGTGAGATCGATTTGCATATTGCGTTTGTCGGCCATTGGTGACGTTTGCCATGCCTTGTCAGTCGTACAACACATCCAAAACACCTACCCACAAAGCAAAATTACTTGGATTATGGGTAAAGTAGAAGCACAGCTATTGGGAGATTTACCGGGTGTAGAGGTTGTGGTGTTTGATAAAACACAGGGCTTTACTGGTATGAAAATGGTGTGGAAGCAACTGTCCTCCCAAAGGTTTGATTTACTTTTGCATATGCAAGTTGCTTTGCGTGCAAGTGTATTGACATTAGGTATTCGAGCTAAAACCAAACTGGGGTTCAGTTGGGGCATCGCGAAAGAGGGCCAGTGGCTTTTTACCAATCAAAAGCTGCCATCGACGAGAGCGATTCATGTGCTTGATAACTTTATGTGTTTTGCTAGTGACATAGGGTGCCCGAAAGTGGTTCCTGAATGGTTTATCCCGCTTTCTAAGCAAGATGAGAGCGTTAAAGCTTTATTGCCAGCAAAGTATATTGTGATCAGCCCTAGCGCAAGTAAGCCAGAACGAAATTGGCTTGCGGAACGTTATGCTAAAGTGGCTGAGCGGGCGGTAGAGCTCGGTTTCGCTGTCGTGATCACGGGAGGGCCGAGTGCGGCTGAACGAGCTCTAGCAGATGGAATTATCGGCGCGTGTCAATTTGATTTGTTCGATTTGGTAGGGAAAACCAACCTAAAATCGCTGTGTGTTGTACTACGTGATGCCCAGGTCGTCATCGCACCAGACTCAGGGCCTGCGCATCTAGCAACCACTCAGGGGACACCGGTTATTGGGCTCTATGCACACAGTAACCCTAAAAGAACGGGCCCTTATAATAGTCTCAACTGGGTCGTATCAGTCTATGAAGAGGTGGTGTTAGAACAACATGGGAAACCGAGTAAAGAGCTTGCTTGGGGGACCAGAGTTAAAGGTGAAGAACTCATGGCACGCATTACAACGGATCGGGTGATTGAGACCTTTGAGCGATTAATCTCAGATTTGAAACTTAAGAAGTAA
- a CDS encoding glycosyltransferase family 25 protein — MKIVVISLKRATERRATITKQLDELSLDYQIFNAIDAEVPCHLHHDKRRDKSTVRRLGYKLVAGEVACYASHYEVWELAVTLDEPVLVIEDNVKLLPGFKQALASLKEATHRHHYIKLFAYFPRQDQLAESLSERLKLYRSRKRYSGAQGYIITPYAAKRFISASQGGFYEPVDDFMEKPYKHSIKTVVTKPNLVERLAIKSTISSASVQRKDKSGASLLTKLGNEAFRSYEKLRNKIESLKTL; from the coding sequence ATGAAAATAGTGGTAATTAGCCTAAAACGGGCGACTGAACGTCGAGCGACGATCACCAAGCAACTTGATGAACTCTCACTCGACTATCAAATATTTAATGCTATTGACGCAGAAGTACCATGTCATTTGCACCATGATAAAAGGCGAGATAAGAGCACCGTTCGACGTCTTGGCTATAAACTCGTGGCGGGAGAAGTCGCCTGTTATGCCAGTCACTATGAAGTGTGGGAGCTTGCTGTAACTCTTGATGAGCCCGTCTTAGTCATAGAAGACAATGTTAAACTTCTCCCTGGTTTCAAACAAGCTTTAGCATCGCTGAAAGAAGCAACCCACCGGCATCATTATATCAAACTATTTGCTTACTTCCCTAGGCAGGATCAGTTAGCTGAGTCACTCTCTGAACGCCTGAAACTGTACCGCAGTAGAAAAAGGTACAGCGGCGCACAAGGGTATATCATTACACCCTATGCCGCTAAGCGCTTTATTAGTGCCTCTCAAGGTGGCTTTTATGAGCCCGTCGATGACTTCATGGAAAAGCCCTATAAACACAGCATAAAAACTGTGGTGACCAAACCTAATTTGGTAGAAAGACTCGCGATTAAATCCACCATTTCCAGTGCTTCTGTCCAACGCAAAGACAAAAGTGGTGCCTCACTGCTCACCAAGCTAGGCAATGAAGCATTTCGAAGCTACGAGAAGTTGAGAAATAAAATTGAGAGTCTCAAAACTCTATAA
- a CDS encoding MBL fold metallo-hydrolase encodes MEIQAHVNLTPYLQVTHHGGKHTVTGSCHKLAIQKRSVLIDCGLFQGQEHQPLDIPFSIKHIDAVLLTHSHIDHIGRLPWLIAKGYRGPIYASEATCALVPLMLLDALVLQRLQAGQAKRVLGIIKRHLKPMKYHQWIPLPLSGIKACYARFQPAGHILGSAYIEIKHNEQVVVFSGDLGPRNTPLLPDPASPKRADFLFIESTYGDKQHESVKQRSQRLLTIINRSLEDGGVILIPAFSVGRTQELLFDIESLMHRHQLSSRLPIILDSKLANRVTKAYRHYRKLWSKEAKVKLQQGRHPLAFEQCITIDGYREHQRVVNRLKQSGEPAIVIAASGMCTGGRILNYLKTLLPDKRTDVIFAGYQAKGTLGHALQSGEERVVIDDEVVEVNAQIHSMSGYSAHADQEDLLRFIEGIDGGVKEVHLIHGVVEGKAEFAGILGETVAGRIVV; translated from the coding sequence ATGGAAATACAAGCACACGTAAATCTAACACCTTACTTACAAGTTACTCACCACGGTGGTAAACACACCGTGACAGGCTCCTGTCATAAACTTGCCATTCAAAAAAGAAGTGTGCTGATCGATTGTGGGTTATTCCAAGGCCAAGAGCATCAACCTCTAGACATTCCATTTTCAATAAAACACATCGATGCGGTGCTCCTCACTCACAGCCATATTGACCACATCGGCAGGTTGCCATGGCTGATCGCTAAAGGCTATCGAGGCCCGATTTATGCATCTGAAGCGACCTGCGCCCTAGTGCCACTCATGCTGCTAGATGCGTTAGTTTTGCAAAGGCTACAAGCTGGGCAAGCCAAGCGAGTGCTTGGTATTATTAAAAGGCACCTCAAGCCGATGAAATATCACCAATGGATACCACTGCCATTGAGCGGCATTAAAGCGTGTTATGCTCGCTTTCAACCAGCTGGGCATATCCTCGGATCGGCTTATATTGAGATTAAACATAACGAGCAGGTTGTGGTGTTTTCTGGCGATCTCGGCCCTCGCAATACACCGCTTTTGCCTGATCCCGCTTCTCCTAAGCGCGCTGACTTTCTATTTATTGAATCAACTTATGGAGACAAGCAACACGAATCCGTCAAACAGCGTTCACAGAGGTTGCTAACCATCATCAACCGCTCTCTCGAAGACGGCGGCGTGATTCTCATTCCTGCCTTTAGTGTTGGCCGCACTCAAGAGCTGCTGTTTGATATTGAGTCTTTGATGCATCGCCATCAACTCTCCAGCCGACTACCGATTATTCTAGATTCGAAGCTCGCCAATAGGGTGACTAAAGCCTATCGACACTATCGCAAGCTATGGAGCAAAGAAGCCAAAGTCAAACTGCAGCAAGGGCGGCACCCATTGGCTTTTGAGCAGTGCATCACGATTGATGGTTACAGAGAACATCAAAGAGTCGTCAACCGACTTAAGCAGTCGGGGGAGCCTGCGATTGTGATTGCGGCTTCGGGGATGTGTACCGGTGGGAGAATACTTAATTATCTCAAGACGCTGCTGCCTGATAAAAGAACCGATGTGATTTTTGCTGGCTATCAAGCGAAAGGGACGTTAGGGCATGCGCTTCAGTCTGGTGAGGAACGTGTGGTTATAGATGATGAGGTAGTTGAGGTTAACGCGCAGATTCATTCGATGTCTGGGTATTCAGCGCATGCGGATCAGGAGGATTTACTTCGGTTTATTGAGGGGATTGATGGTGGGGTGAAGGAGGTGCATTTGATTCATGGGGTGGTTGAAGGTAAGGCGGAGTTTGCGGGAATCTTGGGCGAGACAGTTGCTGGAAGGATTGTTGTGTGA
- a CDS encoding capsule assembly Wzi family protein, translating to MIRNFRLARALCASSTFLCTSLLHAAPWVNPDDIHLRADIQALSSAKVIRVPVTTYPLMWDGVINDMDTYRHLANSPMLKDAYQRVRRAHRNQQTNNVKLEMGGATEALRFQHFGTPVRKQGEVTAGYTDTGSWWSYNIEATYSVNAPDDEEVRLDNSYMAAIAGNWIFTAGYQQQWYGPGWDTVLLMGTNARPMPTVSITRHNPQAFEAPVLKWLGPWTLTTGFSWMDDDRYMEDTLLWTFRGTIRPHPNFEFGVTRAAQMCGNPPDGSEKSCDLDTFWRVLIGDTNVWSGENPANQIASFDWRWTDTVNGMPYSLYHEQSGEDNFHLGIPPFSKRGYIYGMDLTFEAVSNTVTGFIEYSDTQAWCNYSNQYNCMYEHSTYKSGYRYNGRSIGSTYDNDARTYMIGFVGTQHRTAHRWKANFRYLELNRDNSNRPAPGGNPVAPIGEDAINIDFSYAFPIPVGEIELGTEFTYSTYHDDIASDTNLMAWGQWSHKF from the coding sequence GTGATTAGAAATTTTCGTTTGGCGCGCGCTTTATGTGCAAGTAGTACTTTTTTATGCACTTCACTTTTGCATGCTGCACCTTGGGTAAACCCGGATGATATTCATCTTCGAGCCGATATTCAGGCACTGTCCAGTGCCAAGGTTATTCGCGTTCCAGTCACTACCTACCCTTTGATGTGGGATGGCGTAATTAATGACATGGACACCTATCGCCACCTAGCGAATAGTCCGATGCTCAAGGATGCGTATCAGCGTGTGAGGCGTGCACATCGAAACCAGCAAACGAACAACGTTAAGCTTGAAATGGGTGGGGCAACTGAAGCGTTGCGTTTCCAGCATTTTGGTACTCCCGTTCGCAAGCAAGGGGAAGTGACGGCAGGTTACACGGATACTGGAAGTTGGTGGTCATACAATATCGAAGCGACCTATTCAGTTAATGCGCCAGATGATGAAGAGGTAAGGTTAGACAACTCGTATATGGCCGCCATTGCCGGCAACTGGATTTTTACTGCGGGATATCAACAGCAATGGTACGGGCCGGGTTGGGATACCGTATTACTGATGGGCACGAATGCTCGCCCAATGCCAACGGTTTCGATAACACGCCATAATCCACAGGCCTTTGAGGCACCTGTTTTAAAGTGGTTGGGGCCTTGGACACTGACCACCGGCTTTAGTTGGATGGATGATGATCGTTATATGGAAGACACACTCTTGTGGACTTTCCGTGGCACTATTCGCCCTCATCCCAACTTTGAGTTTGGTGTAACTCGCGCGGCTCAGATGTGTGGTAATCCACCAGATGGTTCAGAAAAGTCGTGTGATCTAGACACGTTTTGGCGTGTGCTGATTGGTGATACCAATGTTTGGTCAGGTGAAAATCCAGCTAACCAAATTGCGTCTTTTGATTGGCGTTGGACGGATACAGTGAATGGTATGCCATACTCTCTTTACCATGAGCAGTCTGGTGAGGATAACTTCCATCTGGGCATCCCGCCATTTAGTAAGCGGGGTTACATCTATGGCATGGACTTGACCTTTGAAGCTGTGAGCAATACTGTCACAGGCTTTATTGAATACTCGGATACACAAGCTTGGTGTAATTACTCGAATCAATACAACTGTATGTATGAGCACAGTACTTATAAGTCGGGCTATAGATATAACGGCCGCTCTATAGGCAGTACTTACGATAATGATGCCAGAACGTATATGATTGGTTTTGTGGGAACTCAGCACAGAACTGCGCATCGATGGAAAGCGAACTTCCGTTACCTAGAGCTAAATCGTGATAACAGTAATCGCCCTGCACCAGGAGGGAACCCCGTCGCACCGATTGGTGAAGACGCGATCAATATTGACTTTAGCTACGCATTCCCTATCCCTGTCGGGGAAATAGAGCTGGGAACGGAGTTCACGTATTCAACGTATCATGATGATATTGCCAGTGATACAAACCTAATGGCTTGGGGACAGTGGAGTCACAAGTTCTAA
- a CDS encoding glycosyltransferase, with protein MVWDLAHALHRLGHRVTLLAGKGTQAKNLRVIEYQDSVPLALQIPEDIDIIHFHAPFEPVDIPYVKTQHGNASAGDYDANTIFVSKNHAHNHGAQAYVHNGLNWNNYTAPNLAKSRSSFHFLGKAAWRVKNVQGAIDITKRAKQRLEVMGGRRLNIKMGFRVTFDRHVNFRGLVDDRVKAQVMNRSKGLIFPVTWHEPFGLAVTESLYFGCPVFASPYGSMPELINEDVGVLSHRESDLVTAIEQTEIFDSKRCHEYARDTFNATMMAKKYVEYYSQVLDGYVLNTPVTGISQFKKLEYIKIGDEPPQKWNERRD; from the coding sequence GTGGTTTGGGACTTAGCACACGCACTGCATCGCTTAGGTCATCGCGTTACATTGTTAGCAGGTAAAGGAACCCAAGCGAAGAACCTACGAGTTATAGAGTATCAAGACAGTGTGCCATTGGCATTGCAAATCCCTGAAGATATAGACATTATCCATTTTCACGCACCGTTTGAGCCTGTCGATATCCCTTATGTGAAAACCCAACACGGGAATGCAAGTGCAGGGGACTATGACGCGAATACAATTTTTGTCTCTAAAAATCATGCTCACAATCATGGCGCACAGGCCTATGTTCATAATGGACTTAACTGGAATAACTATACTGCCCCCAATCTAGCTAAATCACGCAGTAGCTTTCATTTTCTTGGGAAGGCAGCTTGGCGGGTAAAGAATGTTCAGGGGGCTATCGATATTACAAAGAGAGCGAAGCAGCGTCTTGAGGTGATGGGCGGTAGACGCCTGAACATCAAGATGGGGTTTCGTGTTACATTTGACCGCCACGTCAACTTTCGTGGCTTGGTCGATGACAGAGTAAAAGCACAGGTGATGAATAGGTCAAAAGGTCTTATATTCCCTGTGACGTGGCATGAACCTTTTGGCTTGGCGGTCACTGAAAGTTTGTATTTTGGCTGTCCAGTGTTTGCATCGCCCTACGGTTCAATGCCTGAGCTGATCAATGAAGACGTCGGTGTGCTCTCTCATCGCGAATCTGATCTAGTCACCGCCATCGAGCAGACAGAGATTTTTGACTCTAAACGTTGTCATGAATATGCCCGTGATACATTTAATGCCACCATGATGGCTAAAAAATATGTAGAATACTATTCACAAGTGCTTGATGGGTATGTGTTAAACACACCTGTAACTGGGATCAGTCAGTTTAAAAAGCTAGAGTATATTAAGATAGGTGACGAACCACCTCAAAAATGGAATGAACGACGTGATTAG